The following proteins are co-located in the Malus sylvestris chromosome 13, drMalSylv7.2, whole genome shotgun sequence genome:
- the LOC126597598 gene encoding inorganic phosphate transporter 2-1, chloroplastic-like, with product MIPSYCLSSVRTTSRPEAFLLHNPHLYLPKHRSIFLPTEPYFPKKVTNFLSSQTPLPKYFLPTLRLNNSKLSHPFASLSSFADAEGKNEEQNQDVKAEQHHEISETGEQTESPGMAQAFHISSSTASAISICIAFAALSLPFFMKSLGQGLTLKTKMLSYATLLFGFYMAWNIGANDVANAMGTSVGSGALSLRQAVLTAAVLEFSGAFLMGTHVTSTMQKGILVANVFQGKDTLLFAGLLGSLAAAGTWLQVASSYGWPVSTTHCIVGSMVGFGLVYGGPGAVFWSSLARVISSWVISPFIGALVSFLVYKFIRRYVYSAPNPGQAAAAAAPIAVLVGVTGISFAVFPLGKSLPLALAKALACGVAGAVLLYRLIHRQLGHLLVKSMSSEAEQTEGTIQQKNIGFLSDIAGPTGTQLEIVYGVFGYMQVLSACFMAFAHGGNDVSNAIGPLAGALSILHGCASGPEIVIPTDVLAWGGFGIVAGLTMWGYRVIATIGKKITELTPTRGFAAEFAAASVVLFASKLGLPISATHTLVGAVMGVGFARGLNRVRAETVREIVASWAVTIPAGAFLSVLYTWIFTKLLSYIL from the exons ATGATTCCTTCTTACTGCCTATCTTCTGTAAGAACCACATCCAGACCAGAAGCATTCCTCCTCCACAATCCTCACCTCTACCTCCCAAAGCACCGCTCCATTTTCCTCCCAACAGAACCCTACTTTCCCAAGAAAGTCACAAACTTTCTCAGCTCCCAAACACCACTGCCCAAGTATTTTCTCCCCACTTTGAGGCTCAACAACTCCAAACTCTCACACCCTTTTGCCAGTTTATCCTCTTTCGCCGATGCCGAAGGCAAAAACGAAGAACAAAACCAAGATGTCAAAGCCGAACAACATCACGAAATCTCAGAAACAGGGGAGCAAACTGAGTCGCCGGGAATGGCGCAGGCCTTCCACATATCTTCCAGCACGGCCTCCGCCATTTCCATCTGCATAGCGTTTGCTGCTCTGAGCCTTCCGTTTTTCATGAAGTCTCTGGGGCAAGGGCTGACCTTGAAGACCAAGATGCTGTCTTATGCTACTCTGCTATTCGGGTTTTACATGGCGTGGAACATCGGAGCCAACGACGTGGCCAATGCCATGGGGACTTCGGTGGGTTCGGGAGCGCTGTCGCTGCGGCAGGCGGTGCTGACGGCGGCGGTGTTGGAATTCTCGGGGGCGTTTCTGATGGGGACTCATGTGACGAGCACAATGCAAAAGGGAATTCTTGTGGCAAATGTGTTTCAGGGGAAGGATACTCTGCTTTTTGCTGGTCTGCTTGGCTCTCTTGCTGCTGCTGGTACTTGGTTGCAG GTTGCATCATCTTATGGCTGGCCGGTCTCGACAACGCACTGTATAGTTGGATCCATGGTCGGATTCGGACTTGTCTATGGCGGCCCAGGTGCTGTCTTCTGGAGTTCGTTGGCGAGGGTGATTTCGTCGTGGGTGATCTCGCCGTTCATCGGAGCACTGGTGTCCTTTCTTGTGTACAAATTCATTCGTAGG TATGTGTACAGCGCTCCAAATCCGGGACAAGCTGCGGCTGCAGCAGCACCAATTGCTGTACTAGTCGGCGTAACTGGAATCTCATTCGCAGTCTTTCCTCTTGGAAAAAGCTTGCCTTTGGCTCTCGCCAAGGCTCTAGCATGTGGAGTTGCAGGTGCGGTCCTCTTGTACAGACTAATCCATAGGCAGCTAGGTCATCTCCTCGTCAAGTCCATGTCATCGGAAGCGGAGCAAACGGAGGGTACCATCCAGCAAAAAAATATCGGGTTTCTCTCTGATATTGCAGGTCCAACCGGTACACAGTTGGAAATAGTATATGGAGTTTTCGGATACATGCAAGTCCTCTCAGCCTGCTTCATGGCATTTGCTCATGGCGGGAATGATGTCTCAAACGCAATAGGTCCTTTGGCTGGTGCATTATCTATTCTTCATGGCTGCGCTAGTGGTCCGGAGATTGTTATTCCGACTGATGTTCTGGCATGGGGAGGATTCGGAATTGTAGCAGGTCTCACAATGTGGGGGTACAGGGTGATAGCAACGATTGGGAAGAAGATTACAGAACTGACACCAACGAGAGGATTTGCGGCTGAGTTTGCAGCGGCCTCGGTGGTTCTATTTGCTTCAAAGCTGGGACTGCCAATCTCCGCCACGCATACTCTGGTGGGCGCAGTCATGGGGGTGGGATTTGCAAGGGGGCTTAATAGAGTTAGAGCAGAAACCGTGAGGGAAATTGTGGCTTCTTGGGCTGTGACAATTCCTGCTGGTgctttcctttcagttttataCACATGGATCTTTACCAAGCTTTTGTCTTATATTTTATGA
- the LOC126597599 gene encoding uncharacterized protein LOC126597599, producing the protein MLKWCIQLLGLARNPGRNQLTGPSMDDKSKRKEVDAASISLDLSMQSKDIFVRIVHAGGREELYQNVVPASQLMEKYPGLCVARPEVFKNPQEALLRPDEILLIGKKYYMIPCTTAQKIKKKHQKKLKAKEAAEGKDEAPDGKNTVDSGGSDTDDSVCSDKEYYVSKERWSKCLRRKGFRGKKPFVPPLPRTRSCRGINWEPSLTSVQELSP; encoded by the coding sequence ATGCTGAAGTGGTGCATCCAGTTGTTAGGCCTAGCCCGGAATCCTGGCAGAAATCAGTTGACAGGACCTTCCATGGATGACAAATCCAAAAGAAAGGAAGTAGATGCTGCTTCCATATCATTAGACTTGAGCATGCAGTCGAAGGATATTTTCGTGAGGATAGTTCATGCAGGCGGTCGAGAGGAGCTGTACCAGAATGTAGTTCCTGCATCTCAGTTGATGGAAAAGTATCCTGGTTTGTGCGTCGCCCGCCCAGAAGTGTTCAAAAATCCGCAGGAGGCCCTTTTACGGCCAGATGAGATTCTGTTGATTGGTAAGAAGTATTACATGATACCATGTACTACAGCgcagaaaattaagaaaaaacacCAAAAGAAATTGAAGGCCAAAGAAGCTGCTGAAGGCAAAGATGAGGCTCCGGATGGGAAGAACACCGTGGATTCAGGAGGTTCCGACACAGATGATTCTGTTTGCTCCGATAAAGAATATTATGTCTCCAAGGAAAGATGGTCAAAATGTTTACGGAGAAAAGGTTTCAGAGGAAAGAAGCCTTTTGTTCCCCCACTTCCGAGGACAAGATCATGTAGAGGAATAAATTGGGAGCCAAGTCTCACTTCTGTGCAAGAGCTTTCTCCATGA
- the LOC126597597 gene encoding beta-arabinofuranosyltransferase RAY1 translates to MKAFQVGVWSLWSIWLTGLALIALSLYATQCFPSLKDQIMRPQLGQRAGGGLDTPRITIFSAPAPFAGSVGGRQSLAVRSWLALSPQITVVLFSRDPSAVSFAGAFGLRVLVDPNIDFTFLGTPFFHSMMARSQSFITDISVLVDPETIVLPDFVSTLNYAYTLDRDWLLVASSRNASYFPFYLDEDGKNWQREGGELMRTQELQEIFGQSWQWTPCEGKLLMAWNNGDTPLHSGVLPPFLYGRGVHNSWIVNEALSSELRFVFDTSWTVSSCYLIDQDRQINWPVGSSNASNFERSWEYAGNSHLGALYGSLSHHETNHSSLAKLLKCDGQYTFVNTAENIACPMEYQSAGRLRKGRILRSWRKKKTLGLVDSVKSLGWLSDCYLMVPLKRSKPLDLPFSLETLLPLNADKNNTIVLATAGYSYKDMLMSWVCRLRQLRITNFIICALDKEIYEFAVLQGLPVFRDPLAPSEISSDCHFGTKCFQKVTKVKSRMVLKILMLGYNVLLSDVDVYWFGNPLPLLYSFGPAILAAQSDEFNKTGPINVPRRLNSGFYFARSDSSTINAMRKVVAHAATSGLSEQPSFYDTLCGEGGSNRVGDDRCLEPETNLTVHFLDRDLFPNGAYLDLWQRKNVKAACAKRGCLVLHNNWISGRLKKLERQVLSGLWEYDTSTRMCRHEFNLVNKV, encoded by the exons ATGAAG GCATTTCAGGTGGGAGTATGGAGTTTATGGTCGATTTGGCTAACTGGGTTGGCGCTAATTGCCCTCTCCCTGTATGCCACTCAATGCTTTCCTTCCCTCAAGGATCAGATCATGAGGCCCCAGCTCGGTCAACGGGCTGGCGGAGGTTTGGACACTCCTAGGATTACTATATTCTCGGCGCCTGCGCCTTTTGCTGGTTCTGTTGGGGGTAGGCAGAGTCTGGCTGTTCGCTCATGGCTTGCATTGTCTCCACAGATTACAGTTGTGCTCTTCAGCAGGGACCCTTCTGCTGTTTCCTTTGCCGGAGCGTTTGGTTTGCGGGTTTTGGTCGATCCTAACATCGATTTCAC GTTCCTCGGTACACCATTTTTTCATTCGATGATGGCAAGATCACAGTCCTTTATAACGGACATTTCTGTTCTGGTTGATCCTGAAACCATTGTTTTACCTGACTTTGTTTCCACCCTGAACTATGCTTACACACTTGACCGAGATTGGCTTCTAGTTGCTTCATCACGAAATGCATCCTACTTCCCATTCTACTTGGACGAGGATGGAAAAAATTGGCAAAGAGAGGGTGGCGAATTGATGAGAACACAAGAG TTGCAGGAGATTTTTGGTCAGAGTTGGCAATGGACTCCCTGTGAAGGGAAGTTGCTTATGGCATGGAATAATGGAGATACGCCACTACATTCGGGAGTCCTTCCTCCTTTCTTATACGGTAGAGGGGTGCACAACAGTTGGATCGTTAATGAGGCCTTGTCATCTGAACTGAGGTTTGTATTTGATACCAGTTGGACAGTCTCAAGCTGCTATCTGATTGATCAGGACCGTCAGATTAACTGGCCTGTTGGATCTTCCAATGCTTCAAATTTTGAAAGAAGCTGGGAATATGCTGGAAATTCTCACCTTGGGGCACTATATGGATCATTGTCTCATCATGAAACTAACCATTCTAGCCTAGCAAAGCTTTTGAAGTGTGACGGGCAATATACTTTCGTAAACACAGCAGAAAACATTGCTTGTCCAATGGAATACCAAAGTGCAGGGAGATTACGAAAAGGAAGGATATTGCGTTcctggaggaagaagaaaactttGGGTTTGGTTGACAGTGTTAAATCACTAGGCTGGTTGTCAGATTGCTATCTGATGGTTCCACTAAAGCGTTCGAAACCATTAGACCTTCCGTTCTCCTTGGAGACACTACTACCATTAAATGCAGACAAAAATAATACAATTGTGCTTGCTACTGCTGGATATAGTTACAAGGACATGCTCATGAGCTGGGTGTGCAGATTACGCCAACTGCGGATCACAAATTTTATCATTTGTGCCCTCGACAAGGAAATATATGAGTTTGCTGTCTTGCAG GGCCTCCCTGTTTTCAGGGATCCATTAGCTCCGAGTGAGATCAGCAGTGACTGCCACTTTGGAACAAAATGCTTTCAGAAGGTGACCAAAGTGAAGTCCCGGATGGTTTTGAAGATACTGATGCTGGGTTACAACGTGCTTCTTAGCGATGTGGATGTATATTGGTTTGGAAATCCGCTGCCATTGCTCTACTCCTTTGGCCCTGCTATTCTTGCAGCACAGTCCGATGAATTCAACAAAACAG GACCAATCAATGTACCTAGGCGCTTGAATTCTGGCTTTTACTTTGCCCGTTCTGATAGTTCGACAATCAATGCTATGAGGAAGGTGGTGGCACATGCAGCAACTTCGGGTCTATCTGAGCAGCCAAGCTTCTACGACACGCTATGTGGAGAAGGGGGTTCCAATCGTGTGGGTGACGATAGATGCTTGGAACCTGAAACAAATCTGACTGTCCATTTCTTGGATAGAGATCTCTTCCCAAATGGTGCATATCTGGACCTGTGGCAGAGGAAAAACGTGAAGGCAGCCTGTGCGAAGCGGGGTTGTTTGGTTCTCCATAACAATTGGATCAGCGGGAGACTGAAGAAGTTAGAAAGGCAGGTTTTATCAGGCCTATGGGAATATGATACCAGCACAAGGATGTGCCGGCACGAGTTCAACTTAGTAAACAAAGTTTGA
- the LOC126597596 gene encoding uncharacterized protein LOC126597596 isoform X2 yields MDSYQAQQRYLRPPPPPQPPSTSDPYHYQQQQQQPRPQWYPNQYQYPPPPPPPYAEHLPPPGSYPPPPHPYPAHPPNHAHFPPPPAAPPHQSHPHLPPPPPRPPPHSYPQHTQEWGAAPPSWPNYAAQNNQDWEAKAKAWADARTMENQHQQVQFPPAGRLEEQSHYHEQYPHNVDPHYSGSHHQSFSTSSYQQVPVSGAPTHYPPGIRSQETSSVGSELSSYAHHTVGDGTPAGDANAVFHHQGSLSTSSSVHQQEVPYSYSSVTGNEGTAAQEGQHHIQPSQPFPFAYDSQSADPTTNVADQPLEFAPGFSSDHGPHMQSSYAYTDSHGTIRGVDPATTAPSMNTWPSSVAPGVGYPHNVPVPLQHDPSNAIPSPVPGHAPHSFGSFPSAAMPFALTAGTIPGDAYGVSTVTERPKKAPVPSWLRDEIKKAVITSTSMGHPKEETQSVEDEGFDRSSVKGDQADSKSIDSSKSTEEEDDEDQVEAARTVAINQEIKHILTEVFLKVTDELFDEIATKVLTEDDLTVEVEQSTPTSNHKVLPSPPAVTAPKASAKVLIGAKSKEYETEDVKSSPTLPGDVLGLADYATDDEDEDSDIQSSGMPNSGKDAMLQQSSVKKPSNDRHDATVNDRSSVELQEHSKSQTILESGRGKTSSLESYNRHKHDDSNGDRNLPDGTTASRLNDTVGIFKPELPKENVNVKTTPKDDPQVMESRMKPDKHDRDESKKSFVKDINKEVESGKIRTDDKGDENRKGQYPRKERADDRNGSQVKVKEQSVKESESRKRSSHADAKEGRRETERLHRAGAKEDKDRKRERTKDKEGDRSRHKHSTDSSRHKRRRSSSVGSRGRNSKDDSSDEASDDSKRKRHSRRRNLSPSPVRSRRRQVSRSPHSKHSQRRHSPYSSLETSRGRRSRSRSPVRRQR; encoded by the exons ATGGATTCGTATCAAGCGCAGCAGCGGTACCTGAGACCGCCCCCGCCGCCGCAACCACCTTCCACGTCGGATCCCTATCACTACcagcagcaacagcagcagccGAGGCCACAGTGGTACCCCAATCAGTACCAGTAcccaccacctccaccaccgCCTTACGCCGAGCATCTCCCTCCTCCGGGCTCTTATCCTCCGCCCCCTCACCCTTATCCTGCACATCCCCCAAATCACGCCCACTTCCCTCCTCCCCCTGCCGCTCCTCCTCATCAATCTCACCCTCACCTGCCTCCCCCTCCGCCCCGCCCTCCTCCCCATTCTTATCCTCAACACACCCAG GAGTGGGGAGCCGCTCCTCCGAGTTGGCCGAATTACGCAG CCCAAAATAATCAAGATTGGGAAGCCAAGGCTAAGGCATGGGCAGATGCCAGAACAATGGAGAATCAACATCAACAGGTGCAGTTTCCACCGGCGGGGAGATTAGAAGAACAAAGTCATTATCACGAACAGTATCCCCACAATGTTGACCCGCATTATTCTGGAAGTCACCATCAGTCATTTTCTACATCTAGCTATCAACAGGTTCCAGTTTCAGGCGCTCCAACACACTACCCACCGGGAATTCGTTCCCAGGAGACTTCATCTGTCGGCTCTGAACTATCTTCTTATGCTCATCACACTGTTGGAGATGGAACGCCAGCTGGGGACGCGAATGCTGTGTTTCACCATCAAGGAAGCCTATCTACAAGTTCATCTGTCCATCAGCAGGAGGTACCTTATAGTTATTCTTCTGTTACAG GCAATGAAGGGACTGCAGCTCAGGAAGGACAACATCACATACAGCCATCGCAGCCCTTTCCTTTTGCCTATGACAGTCAGTCTGCTGATCCAACAACCAATGTTGCTGACCAGCCTTTAGAATTTGCACCCGGGTTTAGCTCTGATCATGGTCCACACATGCAGTCCAGCTATGCTTATACTGATTCACATGGAACTATAAGAGGTGTCGACCCAGCGACCACAGCACCCTCCATGAATACCTGGCCTAGTTCTGTTGCACCTGGTGTAGGTTATCCTCATAATGTTCCAGTTCCACTACAG CATGATCCCTCTAATGCAATACCCTCTCCTGTTCCTGGGCATGCTCCACATTCGTTTGGAAGTTTCCCATCTGCTGCAATGCCCTTTGCTCTCACTGCAGGAACCATCCCTGGTGATGCATATGGAGTTTCCACAGTTACTGAGCGCCCCAAAAAG GCTCCAGTGCCTAGTTGGCTTAGAGACGAAATTAAGAAAGCAGTCATCACAAGTACGTCTATGGGCCATCCTAAGGAGGAAACTCAATCTGTTGAGGATGAAGGTTTTGATAGATCTTCTGTGAAAGGTGATCAAGCAGACAGCAAGAGCATCGATTCTTCTAAATCAACAGAAGAAGAGGATGATGAG GATCAAGTGGAAGCTGCTAGGACTGTAGCAATTAACCAAGAAATAAAGCATATCCTAACTGAAGTTTTCCTGAAG GTTACTGATGAGCTGTTTGATGAAATTGCTACAAAAGTTCTTACTGAAGATGATCTGACAGTTGAAG TTGAACAGAGCACACCCACTTCAAACCATAAGGTATTGCCATCTCCGCCAGCAGTTACAGCTCCCAAGGCTtctgcaaaagttctaattggGGCCAAGTCTAAGGAATATGAGACTGAAGATGTCAAATCCAGTCCTACTTTACCTGGTGATGTATTGGGTCTTGCAGATTATGCTACAGATGATGAGGATGAAGATAGTGATATTCAGAGTTCTGGCATGCCAAATTCTGGGAAAGATGCTATGCTTCAGCAGTCATCTGTCAAAAAGCCTTCAAATGATAGGCATGATGCCACTGTAAATGACCGTTCTTCTGTAGAGCTTCAGGAGCATAGTAAAAGTCAGACAATTTTGGAGAGTGGACGGGGCAAAACCAGTTCACTTGAGTCCTATAATAGACACAAGCATGATGATAGTAATGGTGATAGAAATCTGCCAGATGGAACTACTGCCTCTAGGTTGAATGATACCGTAGGAATATTCAAACCTGAACTACCCAAAGAAAATGTCAATGTGAAAACCACACCAAAAGATGACCCACAAGTTATGGAGTCCAGGATGAAACCCGATAAGCATGATCGAGATGAGAGTAAAAAGAGTTTTGTGAAAGACATCAATAAGGAGGTAGAAAGTGGTAAGATTAGGACAGATGATAAGGGTGATGAGAATCGTAAGGGACAGTATCCTAGAAAGGAAAGGGCAGATGATCGGAATGGCTCACAAGTAAAGGTGAAAGAGCAAAGTGTGAAGGAATCTGAGTCAAGAAAAAGGTCTTCCCATGCTGATGCCAAGGAGGGTAGAAGAGAAACAGAGCGACTCCATAGGGCGGGTGCTAAAGAAGATAAGGACAGGAAAAGAGAACGGACAAAGGATAAGGAGGGCGATAGATCAAGACATAAACATTCTACTGACTCAAGCAGGCACAAGAGAAGGCGCTCCTCTTCTGTTGGCAGTAGAGGAAGAAACAGCAAGGATGATTCAAGTGATGAAGCTTCTGATGATTCTAAAAG GAAGCGGCATTCAAGGAGACGTAACTTATCACCATCACCCGTCAGGTCAAGGAGAAG ACAAGTTTCGCGGTCTCCACATAGCAAGCATTCTCAGCGCAGGCATTCTCCTTATTCTTCTCTTGAGACGAGCAG GGGAAGAAGGTCAAGATCCAGATCACCTGTGCGGCGGCAGAGATGA
- the LOC126597596 gene encoding uncharacterized protein LOC126597596 isoform X1, protein MDSYQAQQRYLRPPPPPQPPSTSDPYHYQQQQQQPRPQWYPNQYQYPPPPPPPYAEHLPPPGSYPPPPHPYPAHPPNHAHFPPPPAAPPHQSHPHLPPPPPRPPPHSYPQHTQEWGAAPPSWPNYAAQNNQDWEAKAKAWADARTMENQHQQVQFPPAGRLEEQSHYHEQYPHNVDPHYSGSHHQSFSTSSYQQVPVSGAPTHYPPGIRSQETSSVGSELSSYAHHTVGDGTPAGDANAVFHHQGSLSTSSSVHQQEVPYSYSSVTGNEGTAAQEGQHHIQPSQPFPFAYDSQSADPTTNVADQPLEFAPGFSSDHGPHMQSSYAYTDSHGTIRGVDPATTAPSMNTWPSSVAPGVGYPHNVPVPLQHDPSNAIPSPVPGHAPHSFGSFPSAAMPFALTAGTIPGDAYGVSTVTERPKKAPVPSWLRDEIKKAVITSTSMGHPKEETQSVEDEGFDRSSVKGDQADSKSIDSSKSTEEEDDEDQVEAARTVAINQEIKHILTEVFLKVTDELFDEIATKVLTEDDLTVEVEQSTPTSNHKVLPSPPAVTAPKASAKVLIGAKSKEYETEDVKSSPTLPGDVLGLADYATDDEDEDSDIQSSGMPNSGKDAMLQQSSVKKPSNDRHDATVNDRSSVELQEHSKSQTILESGRGKTSSLESYNRHKHDDSNGDRNLPDGTTASRLNDTVGIFKPELPKENVNVKTTPKDDPQVMESRMKPDKHDRDESKKSFVKDINKEVESGKIRTDDKGDENRKGQYPRKERADDRNGSQVKVKEQSVKESESRKRSSHADAKEGRRETERLHRAGAKEDKDRKRERTKDKEGDRSRHKHSTDSSRHKRRRSSSVGSRGRNSKDDSSDEASDDSKRKRHSRRRNLSPSPVRSRRRQVSRSPHSKHSQRRHSPYSSLETSRYVCCHEIFVVYCFSDIYSSINKQLLR, encoded by the exons ATGGATTCGTATCAAGCGCAGCAGCGGTACCTGAGACCGCCCCCGCCGCCGCAACCACCTTCCACGTCGGATCCCTATCACTACcagcagcaacagcagcagccGAGGCCACAGTGGTACCCCAATCAGTACCAGTAcccaccacctccaccaccgCCTTACGCCGAGCATCTCCCTCCTCCGGGCTCTTATCCTCCGCCCCCTCACCCTTATCCTGCACATCCCCCAAATCACGCCCACTTCCCTCCTCCCCCTGCCGCTCCTCCTCATCAATCTCACCCTCACCTGCCTCCCCCTCCGCCCCGCCCTCCTCCCCATTCTTATCCTCAACACACCCAG GAGTGGGGAGCCGCTCCTCCGAGTTGGCCGAATTACGCAG CCCAAAATAATCAAGATTGGGAAGCCAAGGCTAAGGCATGGGCAGATGCCAGAACAATGGAGAATCAACATCAACAGGTGCAGTTTCCACCGGCGGGGAGATTAGAAGAACAAAGTCATTATCACGAACAGTATCCCCACAATGTTGACCCGCATTATTCTGGAAGTCACCATCAGTCATTTTCTACATCTAGCTATCAACAGGTTCCAGTTTCAGGCGCTCCAACACACTACCCACCGGGAATTCGTTCCCAGGAGACTTCATCTGTCGGCTCTGAACTATCTTCTTATGCTCATCACACTGTTGGAGATGGAACGCCAGCTGGGGACGCGAATGCTGTGTTTCACCATCAAGGAAGCCTATCTACAAGTTCATCTGTCCATCAGCAGGAGGTACCTTATAGTTATTCTTCTGTTACAG GCAATGAAGGGACTGCAGCTCAGGAAGGACAACATCACATACAGCCATCGCAGCCCTTTCCTTTTGCCTATGACAGTCAGTCTGCTGATCCAACAACCAATGTTGCTGACCAGCCTTTAGAATTTGCACCCGGGTTTAGCTCTGATCATGGTCCACACATGCAGTCCAGCTATGCTTATACTGATTCACATGGAACTATAAGAGGTGTCGACCCAGCGACCACAGCACCCTCCATGAATACCTGGCCTAGTTCTGTTGCACCTGGTGTAGGTTATCCTCATAATGTTCCAGTTCCACTACAG CATGATCCCTCTAATGCAATACCCTCTCCTGTTCCTGGGCATGCTCCACATTCGTTTGGAAGTTTCCCATCTGCTGCAATGCCCTTTGCTCTCACTGCAGGAACCATCCCTGGTGATGCATATGGAGTTTCCACAGTTACTGAGCGCCCCAAAAAG GCTCCAGTGCCTAGTTGGCTTAGAGACGAAATTAAGAAAGCAGTCATCACAAGTACGTCTATGGGCCATCCTAAGGAGGAAACTCAATCTGTTGAGGATGAAGGTTTTGATAGATCTTCTGTGAAAGGTGATCAAGCAGACAGCAAGAGCATCGATTCTTCTAAATCAACAGAAGAAGAGGATGATGAG GATCAAGTGGAAGCTGCTAGGACTGTAGCAATTAACCAAGAAATAAAGCATATCCTAACTGAAGTTTTCCTGAAG GTTACTGATGAGCTGTTTGATGAAATTGCTACAAAAGTTCTTACTGAAGATGATCTGACAGTTGAAG TTGAACAGAGCACACCCACTTCAAACCATAAGGTATTGCCATCTCCGCCAGCAGTTACAGCTCCCAAGGCTtctgcaaaagttctaattggGGCCAAGTCTAAGGAATATGAGACTGAAGATGTCAAATCCAGTCCTACTTTACCTGGTGATGTATTGGGTCTTGCAGATTATGCTACAGATGATGAGGATGAAGATAGTGATATTCAGAGTTCTGGCATGCCAAATTCTGGGAAAGATGCTATGCTTCAGCAGTCATCTGTCAAAAAGCCTTCAAATGATAGGCATGATGCCACTGTAAATGACCGTTCTTCTGTAGAGCTTCAGGAGCATAGTAAAAGTCAGACAATTTTGGAGAGTGGACGGGGCAAAACCAGTTCACTTGAGTCCTATAATAGACACAAGCATGATGATAGTAATGGTGATAGAAATCTGCCAGATGGAACTACTGCCTCTAGGTTGAATGATACCGTAGGAATATTCAAACCTGAACTACCCAAAGAAAATGTCAATGTGAAAACCACACCAAAAGATGACCCACAAGTTATGGAGTCCAGGATGAAACCCGATAAGCATGATCGAGATGAGAGTAAAAAGAGTTTTGTGAAAGACATCAATAAGGAGGTAGAAAGTGGTAAGATTAGGACAGATGATAAGGGTGATGAGAATCGTAAGGGACAGTATCCTAGAAAGGAAAGGGCAGATGATCGGAATGGCTCACAAGTAAAGGTGAAAGAGCAAAGTGTGAAGGAATCTGAGTCAAGAAAAAGGTCTTCCCATGCTGATGCCAAGGAGGGTAGAAGAGAAACAGAGCGACTCCATAGGGCGGGTGCTAAAGAAGATAAGGACAGGAAAAGAGAACGGACAAAGGATAAGGAGGGCGATAGATCAAGACATAAACATTCTACTGACTCAAGCAGGCACAAGAGAAGGCGCTCCTCTTCTGTTGGCAGTAGAGGAAGAAACAGCAAGGATGATTCAAGTGATGAAGCTTCTGATGATTCTAAAAG GAAGCGGCATTCAAGGAGACGTAACTTATCACCATCACCCGTCAGGTCAAGGAGAAG ACAAGTTTCGCGGTCTCCACATAGCAAGCATTCTCAGCGCAGGCATTCTCCTTATTCTTCTCTTGAGACGAGCAGGTATGTATGTTGCCATGAAATCTTTGTTGTGTATTGTTTTTCAGACATATACAGCTCTATCAATAAGCAACTACTCAGGTGA